The Plantactinospora sp. KBS50 sequence CGCTTCGCCCGGATGACATCAACCGCCGCAAACCCACCCACTACCGCTCCTCGCATCAAGCAGACCAGCGCGCCGGGATCTCCGTGGGCGGCTCACCCTCGCCGGCCCAGAACATCGCGCCGCCCGCGTCCACGACCACCACCCGGGGCGTACGGGCCAGTCCCCAGGCCACCGCCTCGGCGGTGTCGGTCCAGGTCGGCCCCTCCTCCAGGAGCCCCGTCTCGGTCTCCCCGCCGGTGCCGGCGGACCGGTCCCAGTAGCCGGTCCACACCTGCCGGCCCGCCGAGACGTCGGGGTGCACGAACACGGTGCCCCGGCCGCGCCAGGCGGCCAGCCGGGCCGGCACCTCCGGAACGGCCGTGTCGGAGGTGATGGCATCCAGGTCGGTCACGTCGAACGCGTGCGGCAGCAGTTCCCGCATGGTCAGCGCGCCGCCCCTGGTCTCCACCTGGCAGTCCGGGCCGCCGTTCTCCCAGAGCAGTTGCCGGCACCGGCCGCACGGCATCAGCGGTTCGCCGGTGGCGTCGACGCAGGAGACCGCGGTCAGCCGGCCGCCGCCGGAGACGTGCAGCGCCGACACCATGCCGCACTCGGCGCAGAGCGCCACCCCGTACGCGGCGTTCTCGACGTTGCAGCCGACCACCACCCGGCCGTCGTCGACCAGGCCGGCGGCGCCGACCGGAAACTTCGAGTACGGGACGTACGCGTGCCGCATGGCCTCGGTCGCCGCGGCCCGCAGCCCTGGCCAGTCGATGTCCACGGCGACGATTCTGCCCCATCCACCAGGCCGGTCCGCAGCGACCGGAGATCTGGCGCCCGGATCGCGGTCGGTCGGCGCGCCGTCAGCCCTGCACGTACGGCTTGCCGTCCGCGGCCGGCGCCCGGACCCGGCCGACCAGGCCGGCCACCGCCAGGATGGTCGCCAGGTACGGCAGCATGGCCAGGAACTCGCTCGGGATCACGCTGTTGATCGCGCTCAGGTACGTGCCGAGCTGGTCGGCGAAGCCGAAGAACAGCGCCGCGAGCAGCGCGCCGGTCGGCGTCCACCGGCCGAAGATCATCGCGGCCAGGGCGATGAAGCCCTTTCCGCCGATCATGTTCTTGGTGAAGCTGTAGAGCGCGAGCGTGTACGAGGCGCCGCCGATCCCGGCGACCACGCCGGCCAGGAAGACGTTCCGGTAGCGCAGCCGCAGCACCCGTACCCCGAGGGTGTCGGCCGCGGTGGGGTGCTCACCGACCGCCCGGGTGCGCAGCCCCCAGCGGGTCCGGGTCAGCCCGAGGTGGATCACCAGCACCAGCAGCAGGCCCAGGTAGAGGAAGATGTTGCCGCGGAACAGCGCCGGCCCGATCACCGGGATGTCCTTGAGCAGCGGGATCTCCCAGTTCGGGAAGCGCGGGGCGCTGTTGTACCGCTGCGCGTCGGGCTGCATGAGCCGCTCGTAGAGGAAGCCGGTGAGGCCGACCGCCAGCAGGTTGATCACGATACCGATGACGACCTGGTCCACCAGGTAACGGATGGCCAGGAAGGCCAGCAGCAACGAGATGAGCGCGCCGCCGATGGCGGCGGCGACCAGCCCGATCCAGACGTTCTGGGTGATGCTGCCGAACAGCGCGCCGGAGAAGGCACCCATCAGCAGTTGGCCCTCGATGCCGACGTTCACCACGCCGGAGCGCTCGCAGAGCACGCCCGCGAGCGCGCCGAAGATCAGCGGCAGGGCCAGCAGGAAGGTGCCGCGCAGGATGTTGACCAGGGGCATGAAGTTCTGCCCGGCCGGCGCGTCGGACACCTGCCAGCAGAGGAACGACAGCACGAAGGTGATGATGCCGACCCCGAGCAGCACGCCGAACCAGCGCCGGCCGCCGGCGGCCAGCAGCACCACCCCGGTCAGCGCCGCGAGGACACCGAACAGGATCGCACCGGTCGTACCGGGGATGGACAGGGCCGCACCGCCGGCGTCCTCGCTGAGGGTGAACCGGGCCCGTTCGGTCGTGGCCAGCGGCCCGAACACCGCGGCGGCCAGCACGCCGAGCGCCGTGAGACCGGCGCCCACCTTCCGGCCCCGGGTCCAGAAGCCCTCGGCGACCGCTGCCACCGCCACGTCCGGGACAGCAACCGTGGACATCCCGCTCACCAGCCCTTCGCGAGGCTCGTCTGCAGCCGGGCGGCACGGGCCGCCCGGAGCCGGAAGATCGCCTTCACCAGGGCCGGCGCGGCGATGAAGATGACGATCAGTGCCTGGAGCACGGTCACCAGTTCCAGCGAGATGCCCGAGTAGGACTGCATCCGGTTGCCGCCGGCCTGGAGCGCACCGAACAGCAGACCGGCCGCCAGCACGCCCCACGGCTTGACCCGGCCGAGCAGCGCCACGAGGATGCCGTCGAATCCGATCTGGGCCACCACCTGCGCGGTCAGCGAGCTGGCCGTGGTGCCGACCACCATGTTCGCGCCACCGAGCCCGGCCAGCGCACCGGAGATCACCATCATCAGGACGTACGTGCGGGTGACGCTGATTCCGGCGGTGCGCGCGGCGTCCGGGTTGGCGCCCACGGCGCGCAGCTCGAAGCCGAAGGTCGACCGGTTGAGCAGCCAGGCGACCCCGGCGGTGGCCAGCACCGCCAGCAGGATGCCGGCGTGCACCCGGGGTACGTCGCCGAGCAGCCGGGGCAGTTGCGCGGACGCGTCGACCGGTCGGCTGATCGCGTCGGACCGGGACGGGTCGTGCACGCCCCGCTGGTTGATCGTCCAGGCGAGCAGGTTGAGCGCCACGTAGTTGAGCATGATCGTCGTGATCACCTCGTGCGCGCCGGTGCGTGCCTTGAGGAAGCCCGGCACGAATCCCCAGATCGCGCCGCCGAGAACGCCGGCCAGCAGCGCCACGATCACGTGCAGACCCAGCGGCAGCGGCAGCAGGAAGCCGGCCAGCGCGGCGACGATGACGCCGAGGGTCGCCTGCCCCTGGGCGCCGATGTTGAACAGGCCGCCGCGGAACACCAGCGCCACCGCCAGGCCCGTGAAGATCAACGGGGTGGCGTAGGTGAGCGTCTCCGAGATCGGGTAGACCACCTGCTGCCAGCCGGTGCCGCCGCCGCTGAGCCAGTCCAGCACCGCGTCCGGGTCGATGATCGCGCCCTTGAACAGGTTGGCGTAGGCCTCGCTGACCACCGTCCAACTGGCGGTGAGCGCGTCCGAGGGCCGGGAGGTGAAGTAGCCGTACGTCGCCAGCACGTCGGGGTCGGAGATGATGATCAGAATCGCGCCGATCACCCCGGCCAGGACCAGCGCGAGCACCGTCACCATGACCGTGTTGGCGGCCCAGAGCTGCTGCACGAACGCCTGCGCGAACGAGGGAGCCCGGTCCGGGCCGTCCCCGTCCGGCCGGCCGGCGCGCTGCCGGGTCGGCGTACCCGGTGGGGCACCGGCCCACGGCGTACCGGGTGGGGCACCGGCGCCCGACGGGCCGGCACCCGGTTCGCCGGAGGTCGGGCCGCCGGCGTCCGGAACGGCCGGCGTACCGTCCGCGTCCGGGGTGTCGTGGGCCGCCGCCTTCGCGGTCTCGGCCGCCGTGGCCGGGTCCTTGTCCGGGGAGCCCGCGCCCGGCGAAAGGTCACTCATGCCTCGTCCTCGGTTGCCGTGGGCGCGTCGGTCGCCGCGGTCGCGTCGGTCCCGGCGCGCGGATCGGTCCCCGTGGGCGCGTCGCCCGCCGTGGCTGCGGCGCCCGCCGCGGGCGCGGCGCCGTCCGGGGTGACGCCCGCCATCAACAGGCCGATCTCCTCCCGCGGGGTGTCCGGCCCGACGATGGCCAGGATGCGACCGCGGTACATCACCGCGATCCGGTCGGCCAGGCCGATGACCTCGTCCAGTTCGCTGGAGACGACCAGGACGGCGGTGCCCACGTCGCGCTCGTGCACGATCCGGCGGTGGATGAACTCGATCGACCCGACGTCCACGCCCCGGGTCGGCTGGGCGGCCAGGAAGAGCCTCAGCGGCCGGGACAGCTCCCGCGCCACGATCACCTTCTGCTGGTTGCCGCCGGAGAGCGTGCCCACGGCCGCGTCGGCGGAGGAGGTACGCACGTCGAACTGCGCGATCCGCTCCCGCGCCGACTCGGCGATGGCCGCCGGCTTCAGCGAGAGCCCGGATCCGAACGGCGGCCGGTCGTACATGTCCAGCACCAGGTTCTCGGCGACGCTGAACTCCTTGACCAGGCCGTCGACGCTGCGGTCCTCGGGGACGTACCCGACGCCGGCCCGCAGCACCCGCTTGGTGGACCAGCCGTCGATCCGCTCGCCGTCCAGGGTCACCGTGCCGGCGAGCGCCGGCCGCAGTCCCATGATCGCCTCGACCAGTTCGGTCTGCCCGTTGCCCTGCACGCCGGCGATGCCGAGCACCTCGCCGGCGCGCACGGTCAGGTCGACGCCGTCCACCGCCCGGCACGCCCGGTCGTCGTTCACGACCAACTGCTCGACCCGCAGCACCGGCTCGCCGGGCCGCGCCGGGTCCTTCTCGACCCCCAGGCTGACCTGCCGGCCGACCATCAACGCGGCCAGGTCGTCCTCGCTGTCGGTCGGGCTGGCGGTGCCCACCGTACGGCCGCGCCGGATGACCGTGATCCGGTCGGCGATGGCCTTGACTTCCTTGAGCTTGTGCGTGATGAACACGATCGACTTGCCGGCCGCCTTGAGCGACCGCATGACGGCCAGCAGTTCCTCGGTCTCCTGCGGGGTCAGCACCGCCGTGGGTTCGTCGAGGATCAACAGGTCGACGTCCCGGGTGAGCGCCTTGACGATCTCCACCCGCTGCTGCACGCCGACCGGCAGGTCCTCGATCACGGCGTCCGGATCGACCCGCAGGTTGTACCGGTCCGACACCTCGGCGACCTGCCGCCGGGCGCGACGCCGGTCCAGCACCCCGGCCACGCCGCCGCGTACCTGTTCGGCGCCGAGCATCACGTTCTCGGCCACGGTGAAGACCGGGACCAGCATGAAGTGCTGATGGACCATGCCGATGCCGGCGGCGATCGCGTCGGACGGCCCCTTGATCCGCAGTGCCCGATCGTCGACCAGGATCTCGCCCTCGTCGGGCTGGAGCAGCCCGTACAGGACGTTCATCAACGTCGACTTGCCCGCGCCGTTCTCGCCGAGCAGCGCATGAATCTCACCTGGCTCCACCGTCAGGTCGATGTGGTCGTTGGCGACCAGCTCACCGAACCGCTTGGTGATGCCGCGCAGTTCGAGTTTCAGCGCAACCTCCTGGGAAAACAGCGGGCCGCCGGCCGGCCCCGGACCCGTTCGGGTCCGGGGCCGGCCGGCGGTATGTCACTTCGGCTGGCTCGGCGAGCTGACCTTGATCTTGCCGCTGATGATGTCGGCCTTGACCTGGTCGACCTCGCTCTTCAGCTCGGCCGGGATCTTGCTGTCCCAGTCGTGGTACGGGGCCAGCGCCACGCCGCCGTTCTCCAGCGTGCCGACGAAGCCCGGGTCGTGCTCCAGCTTCTCGCCGTTGGCCGCCTTGGTCACCGCGTCCTGCACCGCGTCCGCGATGTTCTTGGCCACGGTGGTGAGCAGGGCGGGGCAGTTCTGCGTGCTCTGGCAGCCGTCGACGTCCACCCAGATGGCGCTGTACTTGCCGTTGGACGCCTGCGCCGCGGCGGTCGTACCCAGGCCGGCGCCACCGGCGACCGGCATGACGATGTCCGCACCCTGCGCGACGAGCGTGTCGCTGATCTTCTTGCCCTCGTCCTGCTTGACGAAGTCGTTGGTGAACGAGCCGTCCTGCGAGTCCTTGTTCCAGCCGAGGACCTGGACCTTCTTGCTCTTGGCCTCGTTGTAGTACGCGACGCCGTCGGCGAAGCCGTCCATGAACACGGTCACCGGCGGGATCTTCATGCCGCCGTACGTGCCCACCTTGCCGGTCTTGGTCATGCCGGCCGCGAGGTAGCCGGCCAGGAAGGCGGCCTGCGCGGTGTCGAACTGCATCGGGTAGACGTTCGTCTCCGCCAGCTTGGCGTCGACGATGCCGAACTGCTGGTTCGGGTTCGCCTGCGCGATCTTGGAGGTGGCGTCGCCCATCAGGCCGCCGACGGAGAGGATGAAGTCGCACTTCTGCTGCACGAAGCCGGTCAGGTTCGGCTCGTAGTCGGCCTCGGCCTTGGAGGCGACGTTCTTGATCTCGATGTTGCTGTTGGCCGCCTTCGCCCCCTGGAGGCCGGCCCACGCGGAGGTGTTGAACGACTTGTCGTCGATGCCGCCGGTGTCGGTCACCATGCAAGCGGTGAACTTCTTGCTGGCGTCGCCGCCCGCGTTGTCGTCCTCCGGCGCGTCACCACAGGCGGCGGCGCTCAGCGCCAGCCCGCCTACCGCGAATACCGAGACGATCCGCATCCCACGCGCAGTGCGCAAGACGGTCTCCTTCCCCATGCACACCGCCACGCGGTGGCAGCCCTGTACCGGCCACCCGTCGGCTGGCCGGCGTCTCACGTTACGGACGGGAGAGTACGCGTGCACCCACCCGCCGACCGACAATCGTGCAGGACCGTTGGCTGCCCGTTACCCTCACGTAACTCTTGCGTGAGGGATATCACCGTCCGCGATCGAGACATTGCGACCACCCGCGCCGGAAGGCCCGGATGGCGAGGTTTCGCGGAGGTTTCCCCTGGTCAACAGCGACCGAAAGGGATCATCGCCAGAATACCGCCACGGCGGCGTTGATCAGGGTGAGCCCGACGATCGTCAGGAAATGACCCCGGTTCACCGCCTCCCGCTTGCGGGAGAAGAACACCATCACGAAGACGACCAGCCCGATCACGCCCTTGGTGGCCAACTTCGCCGGATCCGGCTCGTGCCCGTCCCGCAGCGGCGCCGCGAGGCCGATCCCGGTGAGCACCTGGATCGTCGCGCCCCAGAGCATCGCGGCGTTGATCCGGATGCGCCCGCTGAGGTACTGGGTGAGCGCTCCGCCGAGCAGCAGGGCGAACCCGATCAGGTGTAGATAGAGCAGGATGAGTCGGAGAGCTTCCACGCGGACATCCTGCCGCACCGGCCTCCGCCAGTCGACCACCGGCCCGCTCCGGCAGCGCAGATGTCCCG is a genomic window containing:
- a CDS encoding ABC transporter ATP-binding protein; this translates as MEPGEIHALLGENGAGKSTLMNVLYGLLQPDEGEILVDDRALRIKGPSDAIAAGIGMVHQHFMLVPVFTVAENVMLGAEQVRGGVAGVLDRRRARRQVAEVSDRYNLRVDPDAVIEDLPVGVQQRVEIVKALTRDVDLLILDEPTAVLTPQETEELLAVMRSLKAAGKSIVFITHKLKEVKAIADRITVIRRGRTVGTASPTDSEDDLAALMVGRQVSLGVEKDPARPGEPVLRVEQLVVNDDRACRAVDGVDLTVRAGEVLGIAGVQGNGQTELVEAIMGLRPALAGTVTLDGERIDGWSTKRVLRAGVGYVPEDRSVDGLVKEFSVAENLVLDMYDRPPFGSGLSLKPAAIAESARERIAQFDVRTSSADAAVGTLSGGNQQKVIVARELSRPLRLFLAAQPTRGVDVGSIEFIHRRIVHERDVGTAVLVVSSELDEVIGLADRIAVMYRGRILAIVGPDTPREEIGLLMAGVTPDGAAPAAGAAATAGDAPTGTDPRAGTDATAATDAPTATEDEA
- a CDS encoding ABC transporter permease, with product MSDLSPGAGSPDKDPATAAETAKAAAHDTPDADGTPAVPDAGGPTSGEPGAGPSGAGAPPGTPWAGAPPGTPTRQRAGRPDGDGPDRAPSFAQAFVQQLWAANTVMVTVLALVLAGVIGAILIIISDPDVLATYGYFTSRPSDALTASWTVVSEAYANLFKGAIIDPDAVLDWLSGGGTGWQQVVYPISETLTYATPLIFTGLAVALVFRGGLFNIGAQGQATLGVIVAALAGFLLPLPLGLHVIVALLAGVLGGAIWGFVPGFLKARTGAHEVITTIMLNYVALNLLAWTINQRGVHDPSRSDAISRPVDASAQLPRLLGDVPRVHAGILLAVLATAGVAWLLNRSTFGFELRAVGANPDAARTAGISVTRTYVLMMVISGALAGLGGANMVVGTTASSLTAQVVAQIGFDGILVALLGRVKPWGVLAAGLLFGALQAGGNRMQSYSGISLELVTVLQALIVIFIAAPALVKAIFRLRAARAARLQTSLAKGW
- a CDS encoding BMP family protein, with product MRIVSVFAVGGLALSAAACGDAPEDDNAGGDASKKFTACMVTDTGGIDDKSFNTSAWAGLQGAKAANSNIEIKNVASKAEADYEPNLTGFVQQKCDFILSVGGLMGDATSKIAQANPNQQFGIVDAKLAETNVYPMQFDTAQAAFLAGYLAAGMTKTGKVGTYGGMKIPPVTVFMDGFADGVAYYNEAKSKKVQVLGWNKDSQDGSFTNDFVKQDEGKKISDTLVAQGADIVMPVAGGAGLGTTAAAQASNGKYSAIWVDVDGCQSTQNCPALLTTVAKNIADAVQDAVTKAANGEKLEHDPGFVGTLENGGVALAPYHDWDSKIPAELKSEVDQVKADIISGKIKVSSPSQPK
- a CDS encoding cytidine deaminase, coding for MRHAYVPYSKFPVGAAGLVDDGRVVVGCNVENAAYGVALCAECGMVSALHVSGGGRLTAVSCVDATGEPLMPCGRCRQLLWENGGPDCQVETRGGALTMRELLPHAFDVTDLDAITSDTAVPEVPARLAAWRGRGTVFVHPDVSAGRQVWTGYWDRSAGTGGETETGLLEEGPTWTDTAEAVAWGLARTPRVVVVDAGGAMFWAGEGEPPTEIPARWSA
- a CDS encoding ABC transporter permease encodes the protein MSTVAVPDVAVAAVAEGFWTRGRKVGAGLTALGVLAAAVFGPLATTERARFTLSEDAGGAALSIPGTTGAILFGVLAALTGVVLLAAGGRRWFGVLLGVGIITFVLSFLCWQVSDAPAGQNFMPLVNILRGTFLLALPLIFGALAGVLCERSGVVNVGIEGQLLMGAFSGALFGSITQNVWIGLVAAAIGGALISLLLAFLAIRYLVDQVVIGIVINLLAVGLTGFLYERLMQPDAQRYNSAPRFPNWEIPLLKDIPVIGPALFRGNIFLYLGLLLVLVIHLGLTRTRWGLRTRAVGEHPTAADTLGVRVLRLRYRNVFLAGVVAGIGGASYTLALYSFTKNMIGGKGFIALAAMIFGRWTPTGALLAALFFGFADQLGTYLSAINSVIPSEFLAMLPYLATILAVAGLVGRVRAPAADGKPYVQG